TTTTGGGGTGCGGTCGGGATCAGGATCGTCAGCGTCGCGGCTTCGGCTGCGGTGCGCGCGCCGCCTGCGCTCGGCGCCGCGTCGGCGTCGAGCGAGAGGAGGAAGGGCGGGGTCTTGCCGCCAAGGCCGATGCAACCCGACAAGGAGACGGCGGCAATGGCGAGCAGCAGCGGAGCGCGGAGGCGGCGGATCATGGTGTCGGTCCTCATTCTTTATAGTCGGGCAGCTTGCTGCCGCCGATAACCGCGCCGGCGCCCTGCTGGTCGAGCTTGTCGGTCAGGCTCGACAGCGAGGCGGAGGTGCGACGCAGATCGCGGATCAGCGCATTGGCTTCGGGAATCGTCGTTTCGCTGAAGGTCTTGAGGCCGGGACGCGCGTCCGAAATCGCGCTTTCCAGCGTCGCCATCGATGCGTTTGCGGACTTCAGCGTATCGCGCAGGTTCGCCATCGCGGGATCGACATTGCGGTCGATCGTGCCCTGCGCCGACGCGGCAAGATTACCGATCTGTTCAGCGGCATTGCCGGTCTGCTGGATCGCAATGCGCGTGTCGGCCAGCGCCCGTTCGATCGCCGGACCATTGCGCGCGAGGATTGCGGTCGACGCCTCGACATTTTTGAGGATGCCGCGGAGGCTAGCCTGATTTTCGTCGTCGGCAAGCTCGGCAAGGCGTTCGCTCAG
This sequence is a window from Sphingopyxis sp. USTB-05. Protein-coding genes within it:
- a CDS encoding MlaD family protein, with the translated sequence METRSNNVLVGAFVLFFTAALAFFVVWLANDSGGTKREYDIFFKQSVDGLNKGAQVQFSGVPAGQVREIALWPDDPQFVRVRIEVNEGVPILQGTTAALEGVGFTGVSQISLDGAVKGAPAIADKGPAGKPVIPTRVGGLGELLNTAPQLLQRLSTLSERLAELADDENQASLRGILKNVEASTAILARNGPAIERALADTRIAIQQTGNAAEQIGNLAASAQGTIDRNVDPAMANLRDTLKSANASMATLESAISDARPGLKTFSETTIPEANALIRDLRRTSASLSSLTDKLDQQGAGAVIGGSKLPDYKE